The sequence tttctacggctggccatgctttccacctaactacccctactgcattcaacagcattgcaccccccacagctactcgcccaaacctcccccatttctccttctcccaaatccattcagctgatgttctgaaagagctgcaaaatctggacccctacaaatcagctgggcttgacaatctggaccctttctttctaaaattatctgccgaaattattgcaacccctattactagcctgttcaacctctctttcgtgtcgtctgagattcccatagattggaaagcagctgctgtcatccccctcttcaaaggaggtgacactctcccaaattgctacagacctatatccatcctaccctgcctttctaaggtcttcgaaagccaagtcaacaaacagattaccgactatttcgaaatcctaccgcaccctctccgctatgcaatctggtttcagagctggtcatgggtgcacctcagccacgctcaaggtcctaaacgacatcgtaaccgccatcgataagaaacaatactgtgctgccgtattcattgacctggccaaagcttttgactctgttaatcaccacatcctcatcggcagacttagtagccttggtttctcaaacgattgcgtcgcctggttcaccaactacgtctctgacagagttcagtgtgtcaaatcggagggcctactgtctggacctctggcagtctctatgggggtaccacagggttcaattcttgggccaactcttttctctgtatacataaatgatgtcgctcttgctgctggtgaagctctgatccacctctacgcagacgacaccattcagtatacttctggcccttctttggacactgtgttaacaaccctccagacgagcttcaatgccattcaactctccttccgtggtctcctgctgctcctaaacacaagtaaaactaaatgcatgctcttcaaccgatcgctgcctgcacctgcccgcccatccagcataacttctctggacggttctaacttagaatttgtggacaactacaaatacctaggtgtctggttagactgtaaactctccttccagactcacatcaatcatctccaatccaaagtgaaatctagaattggcttcctatttcgcaacaaagcatccttcactcatgctgccaaacataccctcgtaaaactgaccatcctaccaatcctcgacttcggcgatgtcatttacaaaatagcctccaataccctactcaacaagctggatgcagtctatcacagtgccatccgttttgtcaccaaagccccatatacaacccaccactgctatctgtatgctctcgttggctggccttcacttcataatcgtcgccaaacacattggctccaggtcatctacaagaccctgctaggtaaagtcccccttatctccgctcactggtcaccatagcagcacccacctgtagcaggcgctccagcaggtatatctctctggtcacccctaaagccaactcctcctttggtcgtctctccttccagttctctgctgccaacgactggaacgaactacaaaaatctctgaaattggaaacacttatctccctcactagctttaagcaccagctgtcagagcagctcacagatcactgcacctgtacatagcccatctataatttagcccaaactactacctcttcccctactgtatttatttattttatttatttttgctcctttgcaccatattatatatatttgaactttgaactttcttcaaactacaaatctaccattccagtgtttttcttgctatactttatttactttgccaccatggcattttttttgcttttacctcccttatctcacatcatttgctcacattgtatatagtcttatttttttttctactgtattattgactgtatgtttgtttactccatgtgtaactctgtgttgttgtatgttgtcgaactgctttgcgttatcttggccaggtcgcaattgtaaatgagaacttgttctcaacttgcctacctggttaaataaaggtgaaataaaataaataaataaaataagtatgcATACGTGTGTGACCAGATGAATGtcactgcgtcccaaatggcacccttttccctatgggccctggtcaaacgtagtgcaccatattgggaatagggtgccacattGGATGTTTCTAATGGGTTTTATACTGCAGCAGGTGGCACTCTTGGGTTTTTCCTCTTGTTTTTGTGTGAAGACATTTCACAGCCAGCTGGATAAACTTTGGAAATCAGTTTGTtaccattctatttctatggttgtgTAGAGACTATCCAAACCCTTTTAATAAATCTAGCACTGGAAACCTCATCAGTTAATATTTTATGGTACATAATTTGCCAGGCAGAGAATTACATGGAAAATGGTAATTACttagtaataccagtaatacctgacccctaacccctgacctttaCCCACAGACAGGTATTGGAATCCATTTAGacacaaattattttttttatttttatttcacctttatttaaccaggtaggcaagttgagaataagttctcatttacaattgcgacctggccaagataaagcaataaGATAAATAAGATAAAAGTGTTCCCCCCTTAACTATTCTCCCTCAGATGATGTCCTTTGtatccattcctgccattatttaATATGAGTGTTGTTGTAAAATGTCAGAACAGTGGACAACCCGTTATTGGATGAAACTAGGACTGAATCCAAGCTGATGTGGGACATTCTAACATTCTGACATTTTAACTCCACTTAGAGGTGATCCTTGGACTAAATTCCACCTTGTCATCAATTAGTAtgtaaaaataatgaaatacaGTTACTGTACATTCTAGCTGGAAACAAATATCTGCAAGTAAATGTTCAGAGTGCAATTTGTTCActtctccttccctttcttcATAAATAGAAATGGCCTTATTCTATGTCACCGAGTATGACATTCTCTCAGTCTGatatctgagagagagaaacGTATTCATAAATGTGCCTCATTGACAAAAACAGTGTAACTTGGGAGTTCTGAAACCCTAGCCGGGTGCTGGCTGGGGCCCTTTGGAATGTGCTGGCTCTAACTGAACAGAGATCCTCTAGCTGGCCAGCCCCCTAAAGAGCTGGCTCCAAGAGGTCCTGACAGTGGCTGTGTCTTTCTGAACCAGCTATAGGTGTGCCAGAGCTGAACATATATCTGTCTCCTATATGCAGTGCCAGAAGGTGGGTCCTGTTTGAGCTTTATGTGAACCTGTGTTCACATGATGTATGTTCACTATATACAGTTACTTCTCAGTACCCCAGGGAGTAATGCCAGATGGGAATCCCCACGTAGCTAGTGCTGAATCAGTCTTATATACTCTAATATTATAAATAAACATTCTTTAGTTCTTTGAAGGACTTCCTCAGTTGTGACACTCAATGTTCGATTAATAACAAAAGTCGGTGCTAATCCAAatgtgaatttatttcaattttcaAAAAGTGCAAAAGCATGGTGGTAAAATTTTGCACACCGGCTGAATGCGAACATAAGACATATTTAAAAAACATAACAGTCAACACGCTTTGGGGGTGTGGGGTTACAGTCAAAACAGTCTGTGCGACATTCATAAATAAAATGAATATAAAAAAGATGCAGTATGTGACAGGCAGCGGGCCAGGACAAAACCTCAACAGCAGATTTGTGGTTCTATGATAACCAAGCCAATGATAGATGACTTATGCGTTCACCAAGGTGACGAACTCTGTGGAAACAAGGAGGAAACAACAACAATTATTGCAAGGCAGGTCTTGATGAGATCTTTTAAAAAGTGCACCTCATAAAATCCTCATTCCTACATGGCATCTAAAAGTAGTTATGTGTAACTAAAAGTTACACATAACTACTAAAAGTAGTTACTTGTTATTTTTAGGGGTACTTctatatccaattggtagttacagtcttgtcccattactgcaactcccataatgactcaggagaggtgaaggtagagagccatgcgtcctccaaaacatgaccttGCCAAGTCACACTGCTTGCTTTAACCCAGAAGCCCTCcgcaatgtgtcggaggaaacactacaGCTGGCAACTgaagtcagtgtgcatgcgcctggcctgccacaaggagtcgctagagtgtgaTGGGACAAGGCCATTCCGAccagccaaaccctctcctaacccggacaacactgggtcaattgtgcaccacctcatGCGTCTCCCAGTCACGGTCAGCTGTGaaacagcctgggattgaacccgggtctgtagtgacacctcaagcactgcgatgcagtgccttagaccgctgtgccactagGGAGGCCTAGTTACTTGTTACAGTTACTTGGCCAACTGAATAGGGTAATGTACATAGTTGCTAGTTTGATAGTTTAATTGAAATGTGTAAAAGTGATTTGTTACCATCTACTCCGATCATGCCATCACCATCAACATCTCCTGCTGCAAGGAAGGCCTTGGTCTCTTTATCTGTCAGAGCTCTGGCACCAGCAGAGAAGGTCTGGAGGAACAGcctggagaaagaggaggagggtggaagagaggggggagagagggagggagggagagaaggagggaggaagggagagccggagggagagagggatgaggggggaggaaggaagggaggagatagagagggaggagggagggagggagagagggagtaggcatttttttttaaattgtgtgCTATTTTCCCATGTGAATTCATGACTTGAATTCATTAGTTGAATAAAAATGCATTTGACCATCGAATTGACCCTTGGATCTATTTTAGTTGAAAAGATTTACATTTCTGGCCTCAGAATAGTCAGAAGGGAATAGCCCAAATATGTAGGTTACTGGTGTTCATTTCAGTTGAAGGGTGTGTTTATGTTACCCCTATGCAATCAAATGAATATGAGACATGGTGAGTAGAGAGCAAGGAATAGTCAAGATATGCACTGGTATTCATTTCAGTTTCAAGGGTACTGGACAGTAAGGTAGCCTTTGGCAACTGAATCAACATGAGACTTACTTGAGCTCATCTTCCTCAATGAAGCCACTCTTGTCCTGGTCAACGAAGTAGAAGGCTTTCTTCAAATCCTCAGCAGACTTGCCAGCCAGGCCAACCTTGGCGAAGAACTCCTTGTGGTTGAAGGACTCAGCAGCTGTGAGGGATAAACACAGTGGTCATTTCAACATGACAACTTGCTCATGGATGATTAAACCTGGTCAATATGGCCCCTTCCACTTTCACTGACATTGATCGTCATAAATCAATTAAGTTTAGCACACCTGCACAATGCTTGAGGGCAGCAGCGATATCCTCATCCTTAAGCATTCCCTTGAAAGCCATTTTTAGATtctgagaaatggagagagagagaaagtaagagaagagagcgagagaaacattTTTGAAGTCCTGATCATAAATATTTAACAGTAAATACATAGACTATCTTTTGACTGATAACCACAACTATTGTCAAGAAAACTGTCTTAGGCTTATAGATATATGTAGATAGACCTTTTCTCAAATGTTCTTTAATtaattaactaactatttagTTCATTCATGGATTTAAATGGATAAGAAATAGCATTGGTTCTGTTCTTTATGTATCATACAAGTTTACATTCCAAACTTAGCTCCTCTGTGCTAAAAGGTAGAGTGCCCCAATGCAAGAAACTACAGTAGGCCAGCACCCATACAGTAGTATGCTGTGACCCATGACCTTTAGCTCTGCTAGACCTGtttctattctgtctctcaaccattcacacacaaagATTCACATAGGACTTTCATTGTCATGAAAGTCCAGCCATGGTAATTTAGATGGAGAACAAGCATTGGTTTAGAAAGAAAGATTGAGTAAGACATGTCTGCCAGTGATAGTAAGTCTTTTTCAGAGTGGTCCTCGAACTGACATTCCTTGTGAGCCAAAACCATGGCATAAgtcctccatctccatctctcaggTAAACGCTTGAAGTcccatatttatttatgttttactCCAACTCCAAACACATTCCAGATAGAAACGTTTCCCTCTTCATTTTAATTGAATGTATTCCGTGGAGGATGTAAATAAAAATCtttgcatgttgttgatgttgaaaACCATTGGTGGTCAGTAAATTAGAACATCAGTCCGATTGAGGGAACTCACCTTTGGAAGATTAGTGGATTAGTGGCGAGGAGCAGTTGTATCTCAGTGTAGGGCCGGATGAAGCAATTCTCCTTTAGCTCTCACATTATATACTCTCGCCCTTCAAGGTGTAACGCACACCATATGCTTAGGGTTAGTtttggaaaaatgtgtctagtAGTCAAATTGTGCTATTTTTATCCTTTCAACTAAGGATATGCATGCGGTCCTTGGTGAAACGCAAGGCGTGCGTTTTTGGGCGCAAGCTCATCTACTCATTCAGCTGCATGTTGGAGATAAAATGCCTGCAATGCATATTGTTTTTGTAATATGACCCTTTATCTGCAACCTCAGTGAGTTTCTGAATGTATAGAACAAGTCTCACATCATAAACCAGATATGAACCATTTAGTATATGTCAAATCAGATCATTTAGTTTTATATACAAATGTAACTGTTTTAAGCTAGTGTACATTATAGTATTAACCATTATGGACACTAATGTCTCTGTTGCAAATTGCTATATTCATGTGATGTAGGCCTCGATTTTATACTTGATCATTATTTGCATAGATTCATCATTCTTATGCTAGACGATACTGTGCTTGTCATACTTGTAAACAACATAAATCACCTCCATACCAGCACAGTCtcatttaaacattttaaaagttgctgttgttgttgataGAAACATATACATAATCTTCTTGACAGTTGAAAGGTTCCAAAGTTATCAGTTTATAGCAAGAAACTTAATCCCTCGTCTGCCCTTCATATAATCATGAGGAGGAAATTACTTGGTTTGGATGATCTACTGCAGATGGATACACATGAGAGGAATATAGACGTTTGTTGACTTGACTCCTTACCCTGGGCTACATGCTCATGAAAAGGCCCAGCCTGTCAATGACATGGCTAGGATACATCACATAGTGTCATATGAAGACAGGTGCTATATTATTTATGGTCAAACCCAGATACAGTATCTGTATATGAAGGCACAGAGCAGATTCACACAGACCATGTACAGCTTGTCTTCAAATTGTCAAAATACatatcttcctcctcttcatctctttATGAAGACATGACAAGGTTGGAGAACTCTGAAAGAGAGACACAAACAAACCAAAATGAAATGTGCTCATTAACCTTCAACATGCAGAATGTAGAGATTGAATTACTTTCCAACCACATTCCAAACTAGGTTTCTGATCCAGTGATCCTTAAACTGCCACAAGAATCATAAATGTTAACTTTGGCCTCGGCCCTCGTTGCCTAGTAACCCTACCGTCCCAGCCTATCTTTCCATTCCCGTCCTTGTCCCCAGCCAGGAGGAAGGCTCTGTTCTCAGCCGTTGTCAGGGGACGAGCCCCCTTGGAGAAGTTCTGGAGGAAAAGCCtaatacacaaacacaacacacacacacacacacacacacacacacacacacacacacacacacacacacacacacacacacacacacacacacacacacacacacacaaacatgaaacACAAAACAATTAAAGTagtattacatacagtacactgtacAGTATAGGTTTTGTGTGTTTGATTGTATCCATCTAACGGATCAGAAGTACTTGTATTAGGCAACTTTTGTTGAGAAACTAAATAAAAATCATTCTTGGTGTGATATCTGCTTAGTATCAGCTGCTGTTTTGATCATGGGTTCAAGTATGTTATATTGAGACTCAACTGTAGCTCGTCCTGTTCGATGTAGACACTCTTGTCCTGGTCCAGGATCATGAAGATCTTCTTAATCTCAGGGGGAGACTTCTTGGACAATCTCACCATCGCAAAAAACTTCTTTGGGCTGAAGGAGTGGTTTGCTAATAGCAGAATGGACAATGCAAAATGACAAGTGACCAAACAAACCGTTGACGTTTGAAGTTAGTAGCTCATATCTCACTAAGTTTCCTTTTCATTGAACTTCTTGAGTATTAATATAAACACATTTGTGGAGCCACAAtaatatacaaaaaaatatactGCATTCATGAGTCCCTACGGGCAACCTAACATCCCTAATGTAAGATTAAGAGTCAGATCATTTTACTGGTCAATTGCAAACAAGGTACAACTGAAATTTAAATGCTGCTTTTAACCCAAACCCTTCTAAAGACACACATAAATATAGAGGTTTGGAGAGGTGCGGGGGACTGCCACACTAACATTCCCAATACCAATTAAGCTACAGTAGAGGTCAAAACATTCCCCATGCTCATTAAGCTACAGTAGAGGTCAGAACATTCCCCATACACATTAAGCTAAAGTAAAGATCAGAACATTCCCCATACCCATGAAGCTACAGTAGAGGTCAGTATATTCCCCATACCAATTAAGCTTCAGTAGAGGTCAGAACATTCCCCACAAAAAATTAAGATACAGTAGAGGTTAGAACACTCCCCATACACATGAAGCTACAGTAGAGGTCAGAATATACCCCATACCAATTAAGCTACAGTAGAGGTCAGAACATTACACATACCCATGAAACTACAGTAGAGGTCAGAATATTCCCCTTACCAACCAAGCTACAGTAGAGGTCAGAACATTCCCAATTCTCTTGAagctacagtacagaacattctACATACACATAAAGCTACGGTAGAGGTCAGAACATTCCACATACCAATTAAGCTACAGAAGAGGTCAGAACATTACCCATACCAATTAAGCTCCAGTAGGGGTCAGAACATTCCCCGTACAAATTaagctacagtagagatcagaacATTACCCATACACATCAAGCTACAGTAGATGTCAGAACATTCCCTATACCCATTGAGCTACAGAGGAGGTCAGAACATTCCCCATACCAATTAAGCTACAGTAGAGGTCAGAACATTACCCATACAAATTAAGCTACAGTAGAGGTCAGACCATTACCCATACCCATAAAGCTACAGAAGAGGTCAGAACATTCCCCTAATTCCCATTAAGATGGAGTAGAGGTCAGAACGTTACCCATACCCATGAAGCTACAGTAGTGTTCAGAACATTCCCCATACCCACGAAGCTACAGTAGAGGTCAGAACATCAACCGTTCCAATTCAGCTACATTAAAGGTCAGAACATTACCCATAGCAATTAAATTACAGTAGAGGTCAGAACATTCCCCAAACCCATGAAACTACAGAGAGGTCAGAACATTCCCCATGTCAATTAAGCTACTGTAGAGGTCAGAACATTCCCAATACCAATTAAGCTACAGAGGAGGTCAGAAACTTCCCCATACCAATTAAGGTACAGTAGAAGTCAAAACATTACCCATACAAATTAAGCTACATTAGAGGTCAGAACATTACCCATACCCATTAAGCTACAGTAGTGTTCAGAACATTCCCCATACTCATTCATCTACAGCAGAGGTCAGAACATTACCTATAAAATTTAGCTACAGTAAAAGTCAGAACAGTACCCATACCAATTAAGTTCCAGTAGAGGTCAGAACATTCCCGTACACATTAAGCTACAGAGATGTCAGAACATTATCCAGACCAATTAAGCTACAGTAGAGGTCAGAACATTCCCCATACCAATTAAGCAATAGTAGAGGTCAGAACATTCCACATGTCCATTAAGCTACAGTAGAGGTCCGATCATTCCCTATACCCATTAAGCTACAGTAGAGGTCAGACCATTCCCCATACCCATGAAGGTACAGTGGAGGTCAGAACATTCCCCATACcaattacagtttttctccattggtttggctcatttcttgaaacagaaatTACATTCTCAAAACTACATGGACAAACCTCCAAACCACTGAGCAATTGTTCACAACAGAATTGAATTTCTCATTCATTTCATCAAATTGCAAATGTCTAAGTACATGTCTCAATGTCTCAGTACATCTTTGCAAATGATTaagtacatgtagcctacatttagcaCAATTTCCAAGTGAATAGATCTTATCGATCTAAGCTGATTGTTGATTCTCAGTCTAATGGTTGTTCGCTCCAAAACGTTTCAGCGTCATTTCATTGTATAAGTCATCACATGCACAATAGTCTGTTCAATTGTCAAAATTAGTCAAGAACATAATACCATGAATACCATATATGAATCCCTTGGAAcatttgatacatttattacagcaATTGACAGTCAGGTGAAACTAGAACTTGACTAACGAAGGAGGAGTTTCACACATCTCAGATGACCAATCAAACAGTATGTTTAGTTACCTGACAGGTGCTGTCCATGACTGTGAATGCTGCCAAACATGTATGTAAAGAGCTTGACCATGCAGGACCAGAACAATTTCTGAACATGGAGGCACCTGGCCAAGTAAATGAACAAGAGCAACTGCCtgctagaggaagaggaggaggaggaggaggaggagtaagggTGCGTGGTGGTGGAATAGGGGGAACAGGCCGAGGAGCACGAAGACACCATGCTGTCCCGGATGAAATTCGGGCCACAATTATAGACCATGTCATCAACCATGGCCTCACAATGGCAGAGGCAGGTCGCCGAGTGCAGCCTAATGTGCCTCGCTCAACAGTCTCCTCCATCATCCAAACCTTTCGCAGGGAAAACAGGTATGTAGTCAGTCAATGATGGAATTATATGTTGTATAGGACAGGACACTGTGCACAGAgcaagaaatatatttattttttacctattcat comes from Salmo trutta chromosome 18, fSalTru1.1, whole genome shotgun sequence and encodes:
- the LOC115152924 gene encoding parvalbumin-2: MAFKGMLKDEDIAAALKHCAAAESFNHKEFFAKVGLAGKSAEDLKKAFYFVDQDKSGFIEEDELKLFLQTFSAGARALTDKETKAFLAAGDVDGDGMIGVDEFVTLVNA
- the LOC115152923 gene encoding parvalbumin, thymic-like produces the protein MTLTDFLAVSDIASAINACRANHSFSPKKFFAMVRLSKKSPPEIKKIFMILDQDKSVYIEQDELQLFLQNFSKGARPLTTAENRAFLLAGDKDGNGKIGWDEFSNLVMSS